The Lachnospiraceae bacterium oral taxon 500 genome window below encodes:
- a CDS encoding 50S ribosomal protein L18, giving the protein MINKISKVKNRIKKHKKLRQTLSGTAERPRLSVYRSNNHIYTQIIDDVKAHTLAAASSRTEGLDKTNDVEAAKAVGKAIAEKAKAKGIDTVVFDRGGYKYHGKIKALAEAAREAGLNF; this is encoded by the coding sequence ATGATAAATAAAATTTCCAAGGTGAAGAACCGGATTAAAAAACATAAAAAGCTCCGTCAAACACTGAGTGGCACGGCAGAACGGCCGCGGCTTTCAGTGTATCGCAGCAATAATCATATTTACACGCAGATCATTGACGACGTCAAAGCGCATACATTAGCTGCCGCCTCCTCCCGGACGGAGGGCCTTGATAAGACCAATGACGTAGAAGCTGCCAAAGCCGTAGGCAAGGCGATTGCCGAAAAAGCCAAAGCCAAAGGAATCGACACAGTCGTATTTGACAGAGGCGGCTATAAGTACCACGGTAAAATCAAAGCATTAGCAGAGGCCGCTCGTGAAGCAGGCTTAAATTTCTAA
- a CDS encoding 50S ribosomal protein L30, which produces MMAKIKITLVKSTIGAIPKHRATAKALGLNKMHKTVVQEDNGSIRGMIHQIQHLVKVEAVEAN; this is translated from the coding sequence ATGATGGCAAAAATTAAAATTACTTTAGTAAAATCGACCATCGGTGCGATTCCGAAGCATCGGGCAACCGCTAAGGCGCTGGGTTTAAATAAGATGCATAAGACCGTTGTTCAGGAGGATAACGGTTCGATTCGGGGCATGATCCATCAAATTCAACATTTAGTAAAAGTAGAAGCTGTAGAAGCTAATTGA
- a CDS encoding 50S ribosomal protein L6: MSRIGRMPITVPAGVTVDLKEHNLLTVKGPKGQLQRQLPVEMKIEIDGAEIKVVRPNDLKKMKSLHGLTRTLINNMVVGVTAGYEKKLEINGVGYKASKKGKQLDLALGYSHPIEMTDPEGIESTVENNIITVRGIDKEKVGQYAAEIRFKRMPEPYKGKGIKYVGEVIRRKEGKTAK, encoded by the coding sequence ATGTCAAGAATAGGAAGAATGCCGATTACCGTTCCGGCAGGAGTTACGGTTGATCTGAAGGAACACAATCTGTTGACCGTTAAAGGCCCGAAAGGTCAGCTGCAAAGACAGCTTCCCGTAGAAATGAAGATTGAGATTGACGGTGCGGAGATTAAAGTTGTCCGGCCGAACGATTTGAAGAAAATGAAGTCTTTGCACGGCTTAACTAGAACGCTGATCAATAACATGGTCGTCGGCGTAACGGCAGGCTATGAAAAGAAATTGGAGATCAATGGCGTTGGTTACAAGGCCAGCAAAAAAGGAAAACAGCTTGATTTAGCTCTCGGTTATTCTCATCCGATTGAGATGACAGATCCGGAAGGCATCGAGTCGACTGTTGAGAATAATATCATTACCGTGCGCGGCATCGACAAGGAAAAGGTCGGCCAATATGCAGCGGAGATCAGATTTAAGAGAATGCCGGAGCCGTATAAGGGCAAGGGTATTAAGTATGTTGGCGAAGTTATCCGCCGTAAAGAAGGAAAAACTGCTAAATAG
- a CDS encoding 30S ribosomal protein S5 — protein MRNQMIDASALDLQERVVAIRRVTKVVKGGRNFRFAALVVVGDGNGHVGYGIGKSTEIPEAIRKGAQDAKKKLINVPIDENSSIPHNWTGKFGSASVLLMRAPEGTGVIAGGSARAVLELAGIRNIRTKSMGSKNKTNVVSATIEALRNLKTPEEVSRLRGKPVSEILG, from the coding sequence ATGAGAAATCAAATGATAGATGCCAGCGCTTTAGATCTTCAGGAAAGAGTGGTTGCCATTCGCCGTGTAACCAAAGTAGTAAAAGGCGGCCGGAACTTCCGCTTTGCTGCACTGGTGGTAGTCGGCGACGGTAACGGCCATGTCGGATACGGCATCGGTAAGTCCACCGAAATTCCGGAAGCAATCCGCAAAGGCGCACAGGATGCAAAGAAAAAATTAATCAATGTACCGATTGATGAAAACAGTTCCATTCCGCATAACTGGACAGGCAAGTTCGGCAGTGCGTCCGTCCTTTTAATGAGAGCTCCGGAAGGTACCGGCGTTATCGCCGGCGGTTCGGCCCGGGCAGTCCTGGAATTAGCCGGGATTCGGAATATCCGGACCAAATCGATGGGCTCCAAGAATAAGACTAATGTGGTTTCCGCAACGATTGAGGCTTTAAGAAACTTAAAGACTCCGGAAGAAGTCAGCCGTCTGCGCGGCAAACCGGTCAGCGAGATATTAGGATAG